The DNA window GGAGCGAGTGTACGGCGAAGGCGAAATTCGGGTGAACAGCTTCCACCACATGGCCATCGACGAAGTGGCGCCGGGCTTTGCAGCTACGGCGCGCTGTCCCGACGGCGTAGTCGAGGCGATCGAGAGCGAGATCCCCGGTTGGATGGCCGTGGGGACGCAATTCCATCCAGAAGCGGATACCGCATCCGCGCTGGACCAGCGGATCTTTGAGGAATTCTTGGCCGGCCTTGGCGCCGAGACGTTGCCAATGAGGTTGGTGGCGTAACGACCCGCTGTACGCCGCAGCCTAGTGAGCGGCCGAGGGATTGCCCCCGCAGCGATCCCTCGGCCATTTTCTTTTTGAACGGCGCGCTATTCGTTGAGCAGATACGCGAAGATCAAGGGCGCGACGATTGCCGCATCGGAATTGATCATGAATCGCGGCGTGTCGGCGTCGAGCTTGTTCCAGGTGATCTTTTCGTTGGGCACGGCGCCGGAGTAGCCGCCGTAGGAGGTGACCGCGTCGGAGATTTGCGCGAAATAGCCCCAATAGGAGATGTCTTTTTCCAAGTCTTGAATGATGAGCGGCACGGCGCAGATGGCGAAGTCGCCAGCGATGCCGCCACCGATCTGAAAGAAGCCGATCTTGGACTTCTTTTCGGTTTCGAGATACCACTCGACCAGCCGCTGCATTTGCATCGTGCCCGACTTGACGACGTGATGCGAGGAGACTTTCTTTTCCATCACACGAGCGGTGAAGATGTTGCCGAGCGTGGAGTCTTCCCAACCCGGAGAATAGACGGTGAGCCCCTTCTCCTTGGCGGCGAGTATCCAGGAGTGCTCTTTGGGAATCTGGTAGTGCTGCTCGAAGGTGGGATCGTCGAGCAGTCGATAGAAGTACTCATACGGAAAGTACGATTCACCCTTTTTCGCTGCGTCTTGCCAATAGCTGAGCAGGCGCCCTTCGATGTGGCGAATGACCGTTTCGGGAATACAGGTGTCGGCCACTCGATTGAAGCCACGATCGCGCAGATCGACTTCATCTTGCACAGACAACTCGCGGTAGTTGGGCACGACACAGTATTCGCGATTAGCCACCAGATTGAAGATGTCCTCTTCGAGATTAGCGGCGGTGCAGCAGACGGCATGCACCTTACCGGCGCGGATCATCTTGGCCAGCGAAATACCCAGTTCGGCGGTGCTCATGGCGCCAGCCATGGCGAGCAGCATTTGGCCGCCGTCGTCAACGAATTTTTCCCAGGCTTGGGCAGCCGCGACCATTTCGCGGGCATTGAAGTGCCGGTAATTGAATTCCATGAACTGGCGGATCGACATGATCTAGCTGGCTCCCGAAGTAGCGATGACTCGATCGATTGCGGTCGATTAACCGCGGCCCCCTTCGCAGCACGTTTCACAGATGCGGTGGCACATGCTGCATTGCAGCTTGCCGCGCAATTCCATCAATTTGCCGCCGCAGGCGGGGCAGGCCGGCGCACATTGCGCCGTCCGATCGACATCGAATGGCGCCTGTGCGGGCGCGAATTGTTCTGGCGACGGGTTCGACATGCTGCAGTTAGCTCAGGCGAATCGACTGGAAATAATGGCGGGCGATCGAAAAACCCAAAGGATTCGCGCGATTGTAGAGTTCTGATCCTCAGGCGGCAACGGCCTGTAATAGCCGCAGTCCTCCGACGCTCACCACCAGCGCCAGCGAAGCCATGTGCGAAGCAAACCGGCGACTCGTGGCGTGAGACGCGTGCGGTTGAATGCGTCGGCCAGTTTGCGAACCGCCTCTGCCTGCGTGGGATAGGGGAGAATTGTGCGAGCGACGGATTTGAACCCCAGTCCGGCCGTCATCGCCAAGCTAATCGGCGCCATCAAGTCACCGGCGCGCGAGGCCACGATCGTAGCGCCAACCATTTGGT is part of the Pirellulales bacterium genome and encodes:
- a CDS encoding deoxyhypusine synthase family protein, whose product is MSIRQFMEFNYRHFNAREMVAAAQAWEKFVDDGGQMLLAMAGAMSTAELGISLAKMIRAGKVHAVCCTAANLEEDIFNLVANREYCVVPNYRELSVQDEVDLRDRGFNRVADTCIPETVIRHIEGRLLSYWQDAAKKGESYFPYEYFYRLLDDPTFEQHYQIPKEHSWILAAKEKGLTVYSPGWEDSTLGNIFTARVMEKKVSSHHVVKSGTMQMQRLVEWYLETEKKSKIGFFQIGGGIAGDFAICAVPLIIQDLEKDISYWGYFAQISDAVTSYGGYSGAVPNEKITWNKLDADTPRFMINSDAAIVAPLIFAYLLNE